The following are encoded together in the Oncorhynchus kisutch isolate 150728-3 linkage group LG8, Okis_V2, whole genome shotgun sequence genome:
- the tmc1 gene encoding transmembrane channel-like protein 1, whose amino-acid sequence MGWLLFSPSEEPEVSIGLEDTDEEDTVIDSDGRQERAKEKERKKERDRKRRRNVARRASSARKEGKELEDRPGREERRGRKKRDKEGKGKGGEDERQEEVKNDTVAKTQKNFSNENTRKLEQKEIEVVGEEDGDTEEKRKNGRPEKGGKKEDNGRGETVEKKQKKKRVETSAEHESSEEEEDEEEKVGEEKPEVLSPEELEKLKEEVDERKKLISTLRGKPWPMRKKLLTLRESHEFVEKYEGALGKGKSRKLYAYKVMMLKKWMKFQRDFENFKTACVPWEMKIKEIESHFGSSVASYFIFLRWMYGINMILFGLTFGLVMVPEALMGRPYGSMPRKTVPRADEANAMDFAVLWDFGGYAQYSVLFYGYYNSQRAIGWLKFRMPLSYFLVGVGTVAYSYMVVIRTMARNANEDGGGDNNSFNFSWKMFTSWDYLIGNPETADNKFASITTSFKEAILEEQESRKDDNIHLTRFLRVLANFLVLCCLAGSGYLIYFVVRRSQKFALEGLESHSWWERNEVNMVMSLLGMFCPMLFDVISALENYHPRIALQWQLGRIFALFLGNLYTFIIALMDEINLKREEEEVLKLNMTIWEASLYNGTMGANSTAPPITVHPADIPRGPCWETMVGQEFVRLIVSDTMTTYITLLIGDFLRAVLVRFLNYCWCWDLEAGFPSYSEFDVSGNVLGLIFNQGMIWMGAFYAPCLPALNVLRLHVSMYLQCWAVMCCNVPQERVFKASGSNNFYMAMLLVILFLSTLPAIYTIVTIPPSFDCGPFSGKSRMFDVIQETLESDFPAWFGKVFSYASNPGLVLPFLLLMVLAIYYLQSTSKSYKQANLELKKKLQTQNEENKKKTKMAALKAAMDLEEAQKARSEAPRQQRKNNASQQSYTEDREKKGGEHRAHQGKSDHQIPPSATSPPAPRGHRIPGPLPGNQWQPAPSVQRVPNSQRHRV is encoded by the exons TCAGCATTGGCTTGGAGGATACAG ATGAAGAGGACACAGTTATTGACTCTGATGGGAGGCAGGAGAGGgcaaaagagaaggagagaaagaaagagagggaccgaaagagaagaagaaatgtAGCAAGAAGAGCTTCCAGTGCAAGAAAAGAAGGAAAGGAATTGGAGGACAgaccaggaagagaggagaggagaggacgaaaAAAGAGGGATAAGgaggggaaagggaaagggggagaggatgagaggcaGGAAGAAGTAAAGAATGACACGGTTGCTAAAACTCAAAAGAATTTCAGCAATGAAAACACCAGAAAGCTGGAGCAAAAAGAGATAGAGGTTgtaggagaggaagatggagataCCGAGGAGAAGAGGAAAAATGGACGCCCAGAAAAAGGCGGGAAAAAGGAGGACaatggaagaggagagacagtTGAGAAGAAACAAAAGAAAAAAAGGGTTGAGACAAG TGCGGAGCATGAGTcatcagaggaagaggaggatgaggaagagaaaGTGGGAGAGGAGAAACCAGAGGTCTTGTCTCCCGAGGAGTTGGAGAAGCTGAAGGAGGAAGTGGATGAGAGGAAGAAACTTATCTCGACCCTAAGAGGAAAGCCTTGGCCCATGAGGAAGAAACTGCTAACTCTACG GGAGTCCCATGAGTTTGTGGAGAAATATGAGGGAGCTCTTGGGAAAGGAAAGAGCAGAAAACTGTATGCATATAAAGTCATGATGTTGAAG AAATGGATGAAGTTTCAGAGGGACTTTGAAAACTTCAAAACTGCTTGCGTTCCATGGGAGATGAAAATCAAAGAGATTGAGA GCCATTTTGGCTCCTCGGTTGCCTCCTACTTCATATTCCTGAGGTGGATGTATGGCATCAACATGATCCTCTTTGGGCTGACGTTTGGCCTGGTCATGGTGCCAGAG gCTCTGATGGGCAGGCCGTATGGTAGCATGCCCAGAAAGACTGTCCCTAGAGCTGACGAAGCCAACGCCATGGACTTTGCTGTCCTATGGGACTTTGGG GGCTACGCCCAGTATTCTGTCCTCTTTTATGGCTACTACAACAGCCAGCGCGCCATTGGCTGGCTCAAGTTCCGCATGCCCCTCTCCTACTTCCTGGTTGGCGTGGGAACTGTGGCCTATAGCTATATGGTGGTGATAAGGAC TATGGCCCGGAATGCTAATGAGGACGGTGGCGGAGACAACAACAGCTTCAATTTCAGCTGGAAGATGTTCACCAGCTGGGATTACCTCATCGGCAACCCTGAGACAGCCGACAACAAGtttgcctccatcaccaccagcttTAAG GAGGCCATTCTGGAGGAACAGGAGAGCAGGAAGGATGACAACATCCACTTGACTCGTTTTCTGCGGGTTCTGGCCAACTTCCTGGTGCTGTGCTGTCTAGCAGGAAGTGGATATCTCATCTACTTTGTGGTGCGTCGCTCCCAGAAGTTTGCTTTAGAGGGACTGGAGAGCCATAGCTGGTGGGAGAGGAATGag GTGAACATGGTGATGTCCCTCCTGGGGATGTTCTGTCCCATGCTGTTTGATGTGATCAGTGCACTAGAGAACTATCACCCCCGCATTGCTCTACAGTGGCAGCTGGGACGCATCTTCGCCCTATTCCTGGGGAACCTTTACACCTTCATCATCGCACTCATGGATGAGATCAACCTCAAA cgggaggaggaggaggtgctgAAGCTTAATATGACTATATGGGAGGCCAGTCTGTATAATGGGACCATGGGAGCGAATAGCACAGCTCCTCCCATCACCGTCCACCCTGCCGACATCCCACGAGGACCCTGCTGGGAAACCATGGTGGGACAG GAATTTGTCCGACTCATTGTGTCGGATACTATGACAACCTACATCACGCTCCTGATCGGGGACTTCTTGCGTGCTGTGCTGGTGCGTTTCCTCAACTACTGCTGGTGTTGGGACTTGGAGGCTGGATTT CCCTCCTACTCAGAGTTCGATGTCAGTGGGAATGTCCTGGGCCTGATCTTCAACCAAGGCATGATATG gATGGGTGCGTTCTATgccccctgcctgcctgctctgaACGTGCTGAGACTGCATGTGTCAATGTACCTGCAGTGCTGGGCCGTCATGTGCTGTAATGTTCCTCAGGAGAGGGTGTTCAAGGCCTCAGGCTCCAACAACTTCTACATGGCTATGCTACTGGTCATCCTTTTCCTCTCAACGCTGCCCGCCATCTACACCATAGTCACTATCCCCCCCTCCTTCGACTGTGGCCCCTTCAG TGGGAAGAGCCGCATGTTTGATGTGATCCAGGAGACGCTGGAATCTGATTTCCCTGCCTGGTTTGGGAAGGTGTTCAGCTACGCCTCCAACCCTGGCCTGGTGCTGCCTTTCCTACTGCTGATGGT tttggCCATTTATTACTTGCAGTCTACATCCAAAAGCTACAAGCAAGCCAACCTGGAGTTAAAGAAGAAACTTCAAACC CAAAATGAAGAGAACAAGAAGAAGACTAAAATGGCAGCACTGAAAGCTGCCATGGATTTAGAGGAGGCTCAAAAAGCTCGGTCAGAAGCACCGCGGCAACAGAGAAAAAACAACGCCTCTCAGCAATCTTATACGG AAGATAGAGAAAAGAAGGGTGGGGAACACAGAGCACATCAAGGAAAGAGCGACCATCAAATTCCCCCTTCTGCCACCAGCCCCCCGGCCCCGAGGGGCCACAGAATCCCTGGGCCCCTACCAGGTAACCAGTGGCAACCAGCACCCAGTGTTCAGAGGGTCCCAAACTCCCAGAGACACCGAGTATGA